From Lentisphaera araneosa HTCC2155, the proteins below share one genomic window:
- a CDS encoding SGNH/GDSL hydrolase family protein, producing the protein MKTKLLKIILLSSLAFVSYAVEQGSFEEKSNRYSWACSPIEGLPNVLLVGDSISIGYTLQVRQYLKGKANLYRPMTDDGGPQNGGDAGGGKRSLKKWLGDTKWDVIHFNWGLHDLKRMGRENGKSVSRADISPRVSIEQYKQDLQDCIDIMNASGAKLIFGNTTAYPAGVQPVRLPEDAIKYNAAAAEVMQKNAIPINDLYALTHNRLAELQSPKNVHFTELGSAVIGKQVASVISKHLGIEITLPLYNTAKEALDAGDKFKKEEEFEEAIEAYKFSASLALSRAGKFRPLKYISDLSYKMQVWEDNYEANQAIIALPRASNRDRAIAYLHEAKMNDQLNKPEKTKASLNKLKEIEKDIPPYLKNLYLTLKQCLVTSI; encoded by the coding sequence ATGAAAACCAAATTATTAAAGATCATACTGCTCTCTTCTCTTGCATTTGTAAGCTACGCCGTAGAGCAAGGTTCATTTGAAGAGAAATCCAATCGTTATAGTTGGGCATGCTCACCCATCGAAGGTTTACCTAATGTACTTCTCGTCGGTGATTCTATCTCTATTGGGTATACACTTCAGGTTCGCCAGTACTTAAAGGGCAAAGCCAACCTCTACCGACCGATGACTGATGATGGCGGTCCACAAAATGGTGGTGATGCGGGTGGTGGTAAACGCAGCCTGAAAAAATGGCTCGGCGATACAAAGTGGGATGTGATTCATTTTAACTGGGGGCTTCATGACCTTAAACGAATGGGTCGAGAAAATGGTAAAAGCGTCAGCCGTGCAGACATTTCACCACGTGTTTCCATCGAACAATACAAACAAGATTTACAAGACTGTATTGATATTATGAATGCTAGTGGAGCTAAGCTAATCTTTGGCAATACCACTGCTTATCCTGCAGGAGTTCAGCCCGTACGCTTACCCGAAGACGCCATCAAGTACAATGCGGCTGCCGCAGAAGTCATGCAAAAGAACGCTATTCCTATAAACGACCTCTATGCCCTCACACATAATCGTTTGGCAGAACTTCAAAGCCCCAAAAATGTTCATTTTACTGAGTTAGGTTCTGCAGTTATAGGCAAGCAAGTGGCCTCTGTTATTTCTAAGCACTTGGGAATAGAAATCACTCTCCCCCTCTATAACACGGCAAAAGAAGCCCTCGATGCAGGTGATAAATTTAAAAAAGAAGAGGAATTTGAGGAAGCTATTGAGGCTTACAAATTCTCTGCCTCACTCGCCCTGAGTCGCGCGGGCAAATTTAGACCACTCAAATACATTTCTGATTTAAGCTACAAAATGCAAGTGTGGGAAGATAATTACGAAGCGAACCAGGCTATTATTGCTTTACCAAGAGCCTCAAATCGAGATCGCGCTATTGCCTATTTACACGAAGCTAAAATGAATGATCAGTTAAATAAACCCGAAAAGACGAAAGCCTCGCTCAATAAACTTAAAGAAATCGAGAAGGATATCCCGCCCTATTTAAAAAATTTATACCTCACATTAAAACAATGCTTAGTTACAAGCATATAA
- a CDS encoding type II secretion system protein has protein sequence MTKKIHNSFTLIELLVVIAIIGILASLLLPSLSKARKTSLSAVCNKQMRQIIIAEHMYTSDNNGEFVYVRDDSGTGVWDMYLAQNYMNAPISDAVRKPVNINITETSHPAIYNAMKKIILCPNDTKWKSSIAGTLRRTYAKSMRTSGVNTIYDNLNITSIERPSEIFQFIEQQYSTNILAKVSHAGYLDAARWQLMANALPKLTFHKSSHYNYAFVDGSVRLKEAFTAAAGDHWRP, from the coding sequence ATGACTAAAAAAATACATAATAGCTTTACACTTATTGAACTGCTAGTGGTTATTGCCATTATCGGAATATTAGCAAGCCTGCTACTCCCCTCTTTAAGTAAAGCCAGAAAAACGTCTCTCTCTGCAGTTTGTAACAAGCAGATGAGACAAATTATCATCGCTGAACACATGTACACCTCAGATAACAATGGTGAGTTCGTCTATGTCAGGGATGACAGCGGAACAGGCGTGTGGGATATGTATTTAGCCCAAAATTATATGAATGCCCCCATAAGTGATGCTGTACGCAAACCTGTAAATATCAATATTACTGAAACAAGTCACCCTGCTATTTATAATGCTATGAAAAAAATCATTCTCTGCCCCAATGACACAAAATGGAAAAGCAGTATTGCCGGAACTTTGCGCAGGACCTACGCGAAAAGTATGAGAACTTCTGGTGTTAATACCATTTACGACAATTTAAATATTACAAGTATTGAGAGACCCTCAGAAATATTTCAGTTTATTGAACAACAATACAGCACTAATATCTTAGCAAAAGTTAGTCATGCCGGCTATCTCGATGCTGCACGCTGGCAACTCATGGCAAACGCTCTCCCCAAACTCACTTTTCACAAAAGTTCTCACTATAACTACGCCTTTGTCGACGGGTCAGTACGACTCAAGGAAGCTTTCACCGCCGCCGCCGGTGATCACTGGCGCCCCTAA
- a CDS encoding sialate O-acetylesterase, with translation MNLFKKLTLFILCTSAFSLSAEITVSKIFSSDMMLQRDKAVTVWGTADSGEKISVKIAGQKHETQVSSGKWSLKLEPLKVSGPHKMLIEGSNKIEFDNILVGDIWLCGGQSNMDYDIRSYVNWGRKPHKEYTSIVNNFASYDQIRLAKMNKISTLPNQYDVPFVEDKTFKGKWMKASDNKELILGSSAVGFVFAKKLQADLKIPIGLIDANKGGSFIKFWEPPHALKARGESRPARNMFNSMLGSYAHGFPIKGFIWYQGESDAINLQKAQEYEKTFKTMIEGWRHEFKDPEMPFLFVQLASFERNPYMHGITYPVLRDAQTAALELDNTGMAVAIDLGMIHDIHPPQKIEVSERLFLAAKKVAYNKDIEFSGPLYKSHEIKGNKFNVSFAHSAKGLKAKSIELNGTQLSADKVQGFELAGQNQVFHPAEAKIKGDKVEVTCAQVKKPIALRYAYKGFPYANLYNSVDLPCSPFRTDSFEIKFNPNDAKVYARNLFLSPKLRKIKMTLAQKRQLVIIHDKHLNPEMEKKRQLLWKTRINAMKKYGSSSQEMIKAIANYDNFLNPLIKAIDSEVVNQGIFKDQI, from the coding sequence ATGAATTTATTTAAAAAGCTTACGCTATTCATCCTCTGTACATCAGCATTTTCATTAAGTGCAGAAATTACTGTTTCCAAAATATTTTCCAGTGACATGATGCTGCAAAGAGATAAGGCCGTCACAGTTTGGGGTACTGCCGATAGTGGTGAAAAAATCAGTGTGAAAATTGCTGGTCAAAAACATGAGACTCAGGTAAGTTCTGGCAAGTGGAGTCTAAAACTCGAACCACTCAAAGTTAGCGGGCCGCACAAAATGCTTATTGAGGGTAGCAATAAAATCGAATTCGATAATATCCTAGTGGGAGATATATGGCTCTGCGGTGGTCAATCGAATATGGATTATGATATCCGTTCCTACGTAAACTGGGGAAGAAAACCCCATAAGGAGTACACTTCCATCGTTAATAACTTTGCCTCATACGATCAAATTCGTCTAGCAAAAATGAACAAAATTTCGACTCTTCCCAATCAATACGACGTCCCCTTTGTCGAAGATAAAACCTTCAAAGGAAAGTGGATGAAAGCGAGTGATAATAAGGAGCTTATCTTAGGTAGTTCTGCCGTGGGCTTCGTCTTTGCAAAAAAACTTCAGGCAGATCTAAAAATCCCTATTGGTCTCATCGATGCTAATAAAGGGGGAAGCTTTATCAAATTTTGGGAACCACCCCACGCCCTGAAAGCTCGTGGTGAATCACGTCCTGCACGCAACATGTTTAATTCTATGCTTGGCTCATATGCCCATGGCTTCCCAATAAAAGGCTTTATTTGGTACCAAGGCGAGAGTGATGCCATCAACCTTCAAAAAGCTCAAGAATATGAAAAAACTTTTAAAACCATGATAGAAGGCTGGCGACATGAATTTAAAGACCCAGAAATGCCTTTCCTCTTTGTTCAACTCGCTAGTTTTGAACGAAACCCTTATATGCATGGGATCACTTACCCCGTTTTGCGAGATGCGCAAACGGCTGCACTTGAACTCGATAATACGGGCATGGCCGTGGCCATTGATTTAGGGATGATTCACGATATTCACCCTCCGCAAAAAATTGAAGTCAGTGAACGACTTTTTCTCGCCGCTAAAAAAGTCGCCTATAATAAAGACATCGAATTCAGTGGTCCCCTTTACAAGAGCCATGAAATCAAAGGCAATAAATTCAACGTCAGTTTTGCGCACAGCGCAAAAGGCCTCAAAGCCAAAAGCATTGAACTCAACGGCACTCAACTGAGTGCGGATAAAGTCCAAGGTTTTGAACTCGCAGGGCAAAACCAAGTTTTTCACCCTGCAGAAGCTAAAATCAAGGGAGATAAGGTAGAAGTCACTTGTGCTCAAGTCAAAAAGCCCATTGCTCTTCGTTATGCCTACAAGGGCTTTCCCTATGCCAATCTTTATAACTCAGTAGATTTGCCCTGCTCCCCCTTCCGTACCGATTCCTTTGAAATCAAATTCAATCCGAATGATGCCAAAGTCTATGCTCGCAACCTCTTTCTCTCACCCAAGCTACGCAAAATAAAAATGACTTTGGCACAAAAACGTCAGCTTGTGATAATCCACGATAAACACCTCAATCCAGAAATGGAGAAAAAACGGCAATTGCTTTGGAAAACTCGAATAAATGCCATGAAAAAATATGGTTCTAGTTCGCAAGAAATGATAAAAGCTATTGCCAATTATGATAATTTTTTAAACCCTTTGATAAAAGCTATTGATTCTGAAGTCGTGAATCAGGGCATTTTCAAAGATCAAATATAA